The region CACAGTCCAGTGTGCTGGTCTTCTATCATGGGAAGTGCCGGTTTGCCAATACCGCCAAGACTATGAATTTCAGATTTGGACTAGCGCGCTTCCTTTCCCCTCAAGGCTCGGCTCCTCAGGCTCTCAGATATAGCTGGAAACGCCTGCGCACGAATGACTGTTGTAATAGgagctttctttttctttttcctttccttttcttttctcgtTGGGAATCATGATCGGTGACAGTGAGGTTGAAGCCTAGAAGCCTTCTATCCTTTACTAATACTGCATGGCTCACGCATGGACTCGGAAGagattccagatccaggcTGTCTGTAGCTTTATCCTTATCCATCGTACGTAACTTAGATCCAGGTGCAACATATCTGCATTTGGAAAAAGGTAATTTTAGAGTAATACCTTAAATGTATGTTGGTGCATCTTCTGTTTTCATTGACACGTACTCCAACCCAGTTAATATTGCAAAGCTGAACATACACATTTCCCAATTGAGCTCATacatcagcaacagcttccTCGAAATCGCCTAGGAAGCGCCACATCCCCCTGTTCTTAAGATCCGCCTCTTTCCACGAATCCAAGGAACGCTTGGGGAAAAGCCAACCCTGatcgccatcttcctcgccagtAAAAATTGGCAAGAGACTGTGGTCGTGGGCGATGACGACCAGGACATCGTCGTTCTCGTCAAACTCACCGAGCCCTTCTATGGTGGCGTTACATTGGTCTAGATCGTGATTGAACTCTTCCGTAGGTCGATAAAACGGATTACAGGTATTACCAGGCTGGTGACCTAGCGACTCGAATATATCGCCTGGACAGATGCTCGCATAGCGAGGATTCCTTGGGAGCGGGTTTGGCCGGACTATGTCCGGTATGGGATTGAGCTCTGTTGGACGGAACGCGCCAGGATGATGCGCGAAGTCCTGATAATGAAGATTTAGCTGGATGACCAAGAACTGGACGTGGACGCGGTACTTACACCTCCCATCAACACGAAAGAATCAGGCCGGACTCGTGCAAGACCGCACATATGGTCCGGACAGTGCCCGGGCGTGTGCAGAAGGTAAAAGCTGCCGTCACCAAAATAGTCTATCGCCTTGAACTTTCCAATAGAAAGGGTCCCATTTGGGTCGTTATCAAAGTCCATCTCCTGCAGTTTTCGTCCCCGCCAGTCAGATGACAAGACAGGAGAATCTGGCTTCGCCGGGTACCCGGGGCCGTGGCTGGTGGTGAAGCCCGGTCCGACAACAAGAGTCGTGCTCTGCGGGAACAAGAGGGGATTGCCCGTATGGTCGAAATGGAAGTGAGACCAGATGATGGCACTAATCTCGTCTAGCTGCACGCCATTTTCGACAAGGATTTTAGAGACATCGCCGGGAGCGGTGATTtttgctggcttggttggGTCTGTCAGACGTTGAGCGACTGCTGGGGCAAGGTTTTCAAAGTCAGTCCGTAAAGAGAGGTCGAAGAGGATCTTCTGGCCCGAGGggtggttgatgaggaacgAATATGACGGGACTATGAGCCGGTCATGGCCCTTGATCTGCGGCACGACGAACCAGGATGCCGGCAGGTCGAGACGCACGCCGCTGCATGAGTGAGCAAGAGCTGAGGATGGGAGTGGTGGACGTACGGGTCAATGACCGAGACGGAGACGGTGTTTGTGGAAGACGGCAGCTCAACCATGATATTGTGCTCTTGAATGTTTTGTCGTGCAGGAAAGTCCTTCGGAAAAAGATTGCATCATGTGGGCCCTTTTACCGGGCAATCTTCGGCTGATCTCCGACCAGCCGATTCGGCATATGGTCAGTAATCTCTATCAGCCTTGGATGCATTTTGGTAGGCTGCCTGAGCCCATGGAGGCTGAACGCAATTATTTGTCGGCCACGAGCCTAAAGCATACAAATACAATCCTCGGAGGCATTTAAGCTTCTGTTGACTGGCGTTGTAGCAATATTGAGTCGTCATAAATGCTTAATATTCAAGGCTACTCGAATCAAAGGCACCCCATACGCAGTAGTACGCATGCAAGTGTCTGCGCTTTCTTGTAAATTTCGACATCATCTTCGCGGGAAAGACCTTCACTGGCCGTGCCTGTGCGTCTGGAGCAAGGTAACGGCCCGGCTCGAACAATTTTCAATATCAACGCCTGCTCTCTGTAGCCTGGCCGACATAGAACCTGAATCTGACTATGCTAGCAATTACTGCAAAAGCCAGGAGGAACTCGTTGACGGCTCAGACTTGATAGGCGAATGAGATATGCGTGTGGCTTTGGAGTCACGGTGCACGCAGCTCCGTATACTGGCGCGATTAAGACAGATGATGTCGGGTTGACGCCAGTTATATGCCCTGAGGAACCATATCAACTCGACCAGCAATTCAGAGATAAGCATGCAAAATatgaagacggcgaaggtAGTATAGTACGGAGAATACTGGCGCGGAAGAGCGGATTTGAACGTTATCGAGCGGAGCCTGAGCGGAGTGGCTTAGAGTAGTACCAGAGCTTGACTCGGTGGAGATATCGGGTCCCTACGGCGCTACGAAAAATGGGCATTGAGGTGACGTGAAGGAGGCGAATAGGAATTCCTTCTGAGTCCTAGTGCTGGCCGGTATTGAGGCTGGTGAGATTGGGGATCACCATGACGTTAACCAGCTGGAACTGTATTGTAAGCTGCTGAGACATTGTAAAAGAAGGATACCGTGCATCTGAAACACTCTTTGGTTATATATACTCGGAGTAATATCGAGATAGTATCGGGAACGGAATACAGTTGGCTGGTCAGATGATGGAAGGATTACATCATTATTCTCAGCATTCCCGATTGGGCGTACATGAAGCGAAATGCTCGCGTCATCCACCCTGAAGACCAAGAATTGTAGAGTCTACAGTGGGCCTAGGAACTTGCCAGAAAATCAAAATCGCCCGTTGCTCCGTAGGGCTAAACGGATGAATAAATACTAGACATAGCCAGCAGTTTAGCTGGACCCTGAATTGGTACACATTTTGCCCCCCTTATACCCTACCTATGCGCTATCTGGGTCACCATTATTAGCAAGCGTTTATAGAATAAATTCCGGCGGAAGGCCAAATTTTAATCAAAATGACAGTCATTAACGAGGAAGGTGAGAGAGAACCCGTCTTCTCCGTTGTGGCAGTCCAATCTGCACATGGTGATGTCAAAGGCAAGAGTTAACAGTTCCATTCACCCTAGCCATCTCTTTACCAATTCTAAAGGAGATAAACAACATCAAGAATCAGTTCAAAGTTGATACTGTCTCCCTTAAACATATCACCGACCATTTTGTCCGCCAGCTCGAAGACGGGCTCGCACGCTATGATGGCGAGATTGTACCTCCCCCCTTTACCTAACCCCCAGCCGCCCGACAACTAATAGCTCGCAGCCAATGAACGTGACATGGGTCCCCTCGTTTCCAACAGGCCATGAAACAGGCCGGTACCTTGCCATTGACATGGGCGGCACAAATCTGCGAATCTGCGATGTGACCCTGACCGAGGAAAAGGGCGCGTATACGATCGAGCAGGACAAATACCGGCTTCCAATCCATCTGAGGAAGGGCAAAGGGGTTGAATTATGGGAGTTCATTGCAGCAAAACTCGAGGACTTTCTCGCTAAACACAAGCTGGCCAGAGAGGATGGGGAAAAACTGCCGCTGGCCTTTACCTTTTCGTACCCAGTCACACAGGACCACATCCGGCATGGGGTCCTGCAACGGTGGACAAAGGGTTTTGATATATCCGGTGTTGAGGGGGAGGATGTCGTCGCACATCTGGAGGAGGTGTTTGAGAAGAGGAATGTGCCCGTTAGGCTTGTGGCACTGGTGAATGATACAGTCGGCACTCTCATCGCGTCTGCCTACAAGAACCCAGCTATCAAGATCGGCAGCATCTTTGCGACGGGGTGCAATGCCGCCTATATGGAGAAGGTGTCGCGAATCCCCAAGATTGCAGATCACGGCTCCGAGTTCGAGAGCGACGCCCTCGTCTCTATCAACTGCGAATACGGCGCTTTTGATAACGCACACAAGGTCCTCCCCATGACGCGGTTTGACGAAGAGATTGATCAGACCTCTGCAAGGCCCGGGCAACAGGCCTACGAGAAGATGGTAGCCGGGATGTACATGGGCGAACTACtgcggctcctcctcctccacttGCACGAGTCCAGTGGGTTTTTCACCGATGCCGAGATTGACCGGCTACGAGGCTATGGCACGATGGATTCTGCGTCTCTGTCGCGAATGGAAGCGGGAGGATCCGAGGCAGAGCGGATGAGTGACGCCAAGTGTATATTGAAGGACTTGTATGGGATTGAGGCGACCGACGAAGAGGCAAGGGTTTGCTGCCTCTTGGGGGAGATTGTGTGCACTCGTGCAGCGAGGTTATATGCATGCGGTATTGCAGCATTGTGCCGGAAACAGGGCATCAGCGAGTGTGCCGTCGGAGTCGACGGGTCGACTTTTGAGAAGTACTCGCAGTTCCGCGAACGTGCGGTCGATGCCCTGGGCGAGATTCTGGACTGGCCTGAAGGGCAACAGCTTGTGAAGCTGGTCACGGCAGAGGACGGGTCTGGAGTAGGGTCTGCTCTGATTGGGGCCATCACACTGAATCAATAGACCATTGTATAGAATATAGACAGCGTTGAATCATTCGATGACCAGATTAGGTGGCAAACTAATGATCAATCATACTCCTTTGGAGAAATCCTAAGCCGGCGTATCCACTGAATCGATTTATTGGGTTAATGCCAATGCTGAGCCTGGCCTTAATCATAGATCATGTGCTCAACATTAGACGCCTGGAGGGGTTGATGCCCGCTctttcttccatttcttcttAAGCTAATCTTTGTTGTTGCTCAATTGAAGATCGCTTCTGGCGCGTCACCGGTTTTTGGCCCAACACTGCCTATACTCTCGATCGTGATGGGATCTTAACGAACCGAATTAGACTATGCTAACCACTCTAGTCCCCTAAGTCTTTCCTGGGCTAAAAAATACTGAAATTGCTCTCGCGTATTGATTTCTGTGGGCAGGCATATCGTGGGGACGAGATCATAGAAATACAAGTGTCCTTCTTAGCACCTTTATTAGATAACGATCGCTACAGCCAGATTTGACACCCTGACCATGTGCTGCTGTTCTTCGCACCGGGCATCAGGTGAGCAATGGGGCTAGTCTAGCTCTCACAGCGCGATGGCTCGGGTGTATATCTGCCACCCATTTCATTGTAACAGGGCTACTTATACAAGGCTGGCACATCGACATCTTTTAAGGCCATATCAACTTCTTTATCTGTATGACAGCGGACTGAGATGGGAAAAATCAACCCTCGAAGGAATCAGTATTATGGGGACAGAGTAATACAAGGGACGGCCTCTGGTGAATAGGTATCTGTCTGTACGTGCTACCACCGTACCTAGGTTGGGACTTCCACCGCGCAAAGAATAGGAAGAGCACCTTTCAGCCTGATCCACATATTATGGCTCTAAGAGGGTGAGCTGGTTACTTACCATTAAACGTTATATCTGGACAAAAACTCAGGCCTGCATATCTTATTCAATGTGCAAAGCTATGTAGTCTAATATCAAATTCTGGCTAGAAAAAAGTACTATAAAAGAAGCCCAAATTATGCATCGGTCACCAGCATGCATGTCCATGAAGGAATCTGTTCAGTTTGgaaatatataaaaaaaatgCCAGACATCAGCTGGTTAGGGACATAGTCGCTAAAGCAGCCTGTTCAAGCAGCCTTCTAACGGCGATGGTTCAGATAGAGTATTCATCGATTGCCTTGATTACCTGCTTGGATGTGAACAAGCCGTGGGCAATTCTCAACAGCGATCTTTGCTTGCCTAGGGTGATCAATTACAAAGCAGCACTGCCCAGTCTCTAGAACAAGAAGGGCAATGGTCATGGCGTCCGTAtttttctgcttcgggaACTATTCTGACAGCTACTAAATTAGTCAGAATTTAGCACCCCAAGAGCGTTAGCCCTTTTGGCTCACTGGGAAGTTCGACGTATTTGACTCAGCCCCTCACTTCGCTTCTCTATACTTTATTGCCATATCATCTCATTTCCCCCTGATtacttctctctcccactttttctcttccataCGCTCCTAGGCCTCCAACAGTCTTCGGTGCCACAGTTGCCTGTCGCCATGGAAACGATTACAGCCCAGGCCATTCGGGATATGGCGGCTCTTCGGAAACCGCCGGCTCCATGGACACTAGATGAGCCGTATCCCCAGTCTTACTACAGCTTCAACCCCACAACATCTGCCTGGGTCTCCAAAACACCATCTACCGCGGCCGAGCAGAGCAGCCCGCATGCTGGGGCTGTCGCCGCCATTGCACTCTACACCTGGAATATCGACTTCATGTTACCTTTCGCGGCAGCCCGTATGCGGCCGGCTCTTGCTCATTTGCACGAACTCATCCGTGATCTCCACCAAAATATCGCCCCTGTGATTTTTCTCCAAGAGTGCACTCCTTCTGACCTGGGGACCATCGCTGCAACCCCCTGGGTGCAAGACCATTTTCACGTGACGGATCTTGAACCAACCAATTGGGCTACCTCGCAGTATGGCACAATCACGCTGATCAGCAAGCGCGTACCCATTGTGTCTGTCTTTCGCGTGCATTACTCTCACACACGCATGGACCGCGATGCGCTTTTCGTGGACATCACAATTGGACATGAGAAGCGGATGCGCCTCTGCAATTCGCACCTAGAATCGTTGGCCCTCGACCCTCCCTACCGCCCATTGCAGATGCAGCTGATCGCGAAATACATGCATCAAGATGACATAAAcgctgctgttgctgcaggaGATTTCAATGCTATTCAGCCAATTGATAGAACACTGCATACGGACCAGAATCTCAAGGATGCATTTTTGGAATTTGGTGGGAAGGAAGACACCCCTGAAGGATATACATGGGGCCAGCAAGCAGCAACCGCCCAGCGCGAACAGTTTGGGTGTTCGAGGATGGATAAGGTCTACTTCTGCGGGTGTCTCAAGTTGTTGAAGGTTGATAGGTTTGGTGAGGGGGTGCTGGTGGAAGGGGACGAGGAGAGACGGCAGATTGTGGGTCTGGGATTCGAGAAGCCCTGGGTCACAGATCATCTTGGTGTCATGGCCGTATTTGATGTCGGGCTCACCATGGATTCGCAACTCTAGGCATCACTCGCGTGTTTCAGAGAGCATTAGATTGACGGGAGCGTTCTGGACGTCTTTATCATCATCACTAGACATTTCTCTGCAAGATATCACAATATATCCAATAGTAACGTGGGCCAATTTGCTCAACGTCTCTAGGGTACGAGTTTTAATCACCAGGCCGCCGGGTATATGTTTGTCGTGTGCATCTTCTATCGCATTTCCGTACTCCTGCGCACTATAAGCCGCAGTGGCGGCTCAGTGCTTATAATCTCAAGCGTTAGCCGTCCAAATCGGATGTGTGTCCGTTCTTGTGCGCTGTGAAAACCAGGCCGACGTGCTCCACACGCATGGGCGATCCCTATAGTCACTAATGGTCTCGACGACTTTGCGATGCTAGAGAAGATAACCCAAACTCGACGTTGTCCTTAACTGCACCAGTCGCTTCACAGAGGACTGCGAAGCGCGACGGTAGACCGGCAAGGAGGTCCATTTTATTACATTTCAGCCCCAACGGGCGACTTAATCTAACCTGAGCATTCTGTGTTCTGTATGTTATAGGCTGTCGGCGAACATAGCCCCTCAAAAAGTGGGCCTGGAGTGTAGCCTTAGGTCTGGAGCAGCCTAATTCCCAGGCACGTAGCCGAGTCCAGGAAACATAAAATCTGACATCGCCATGTCTGTCATTGCGAAGCTATTTCAGTCTTCTGATGTCGTTCCAACAGGGTTAATTATAAGAGATGGGTAAGTTACCTCGATCACCAGGGCCTAGCTGGTTTGGCTTATAACGCCGCCACAGGATACTCAGAGGTACCGTACAATCTCTCATTGGCAGTAAAGGCGAAAATGAATCTGATAAATAACAGGCATACTGTCATCTTTGCGGCGTCAGCTTCAATATCGCTCGATATCGAACAGCGGGAGAACCTGAAATAGCCACCTGGGATTACACAGGGGACCAGGACGATGAGCCGGCAATTGAATGCCTTGTGCTAGAGGAGTGCCGTAAAAACAGCTGTACCCTCGCTCTCCGGCATCcgaaagaaagaggagatgatgatgcggtCCATGATCCAGACTTCGAGCCGGTAGAGATGGACTTCAGCAACGATCCGTATGAATGCGACTCAGAGTATGAATCTGCCGATGCCATGAGTGTCTCggagagtgaagaggagaatgaaGAGTGCAGTGACAGGAAGGTGTACGAAGATTTCCTGTCGAGGACTATTGACCGACCGCATCAATTAAGAGGCGAACCAGTTGGTGCCTTTGCCTACTCGACAGCCGTTAAGATGGACACTCTGGTTCCAATAACATCAGGCGAATTGCCAGATAATTACGACCCCGAAGGTCTCGAGCACCTCCCCGGCGCTGCCTGTGGCGAAGCAAACGCATACTCCGGCGCAGCAATCTCCCTTGCAGAGATGAGGGGATGTCGCACCGCCCAGTTCCTCGTCCACAAAAGCTGTGCTCTGGGTGGTTGGCAGCCTGATGGACTCCACGAGGCGTGGGAGATGACGGAAGATTGGTTCCTTTCGGGAGTCTGCGATGGGATGATATCGCGTGATTGTGGCTACCCTACTGTCTGGCCTGCGCGAGGGGGGCTTGAAAAGGTGGCATCTGATAATGTCAATTTTGATGTGAGTCACCCTTTCTTACGGCGCGGTCATCCAAGCTAATCAACTGCAATAGCCTGAACATTTCGACTCAAATAAGCTTGCAATGCCTTTTCACCCGTGGTGCTTCGACACCTTTTCCCGCCAGTCAAAGGCACTATTTAACAGGGTGAATGTATCGGGTTTGATGAAATGGCGAAATGCTGAGTGTAGCTATGAAGCGTTCTTTGAATTCCCGCGTATCGCGGATGTCTTCGAGGCGCAGGAGCAGTTTTGGCGACATGTGCCAGGGCAAGAGTATCTGTCTGCCAATCCACTCTATGTGCCTGGCTTACCAGCGTTGCTTCGAGCTGCTGAGCGGAATGACACGACAGGCTATGAAACGGCTTCGGTCTCAGCGTCCTTCTTCCAGACAAACAGACTGGCTTCTTTACCCTTGGATGTGCGCCTCCATATAATAGACTTTTTGGAGTCCGCCGATATCCTGAGACTCCGAGTGGTGTCAAAGGCGTTTGCGCAACTGCCCAACAGTGTGTGGCACCGTCTCGTTCGCGGAGAGATGCCGTGGCTATGGGAAGCTTGGGATGATTCTGAAATCGACCAtaccccttctccttggacAACGATGACCGCAAATGAGGTTAAGTTTTTCAACCAGACCCGAAAACGCTACCATAAGGTATTGCGTAATGAGTCTACCACGGTTGACACAACGGTTGAGCATTTACTTCCTCGTCCCATTCTGGAGACGGAATCGGTCAATCTCACAAAGGCAAATACCAACTGGCACACGGTATATACGACTATTAAGCGCAACTGGGCCTGCCTCAAGGGACTGCGCAATCGTAAGCGGATCTGGGAAGATGTTGCGGAGATTATCAGACGCATCCAGAAATATGATGAGCAGTAATCAGATGACCCAGAGCCACATATTCCAGTCAAAGATTTTCGAACTCTACCAAGACAGAAACTTAGCGAAACTTAGCATCATGTATCTATCCAATTTGGGTTTGCCTTACAGTGTTCGGTTCTACTATAACTTTAGCCTATAGACCTTTATGCTGTTCAGTCTCAGTTTGACTTATGTGCAAGGTCAATCTTTTAAAGTCTCTCTAACCCGGGTAATCATCTGTAGGCTTTGTAAAGCTGATTAACTCGCCTAAACCCTATTGAAGTCTATAAACACTGGGATTGGTGAAAGGGTCAAGCTCACAGAACAATGCCATGATACAGATAGAGCTATTATTTGTAGATTTAGATCCGGAATGAGTTATTGCTGTTAAGGGACTAATAAAGTCCATTATTGATCCCGGTTCTGTCTTCTAAGCTATGCCTTTTCTCGTCTCTGTACCATTCATTGCTTGACTCTCTAGCTGCGCTGTCGCACCCATTCCATTTTGCGGTATTGCTGGGAGGTTTGGTAAAGATATCTTCtgaagggaagaaatgagCTTTATCGAAAGGTCAGCTTGAGATCCGGTGTGGTCTGAACCACCCGTATGTAACTGATATAATTTAGAGATGAAAAACGCAAACGTCTATGTCATATTTTCTTGGCATCAGAGAGGAATTGTACGGCCATATTAAACAAACAAATCTCCTCCCGTTTCTGAAAGCAACAGCTTCCACTTAGCCCTAAACCAAGGCGcaatcttccagcttccCAACTCCCACGGCTGGCCTTGTCCTTTTCTTTGCTTATTAGGTTCACAATCGTCCACCCCCCAACACACCAGCCCACCCTCGATAATATCCCTCTTCAGCTCGAAAATATTCACCAGATTCGTTCCGGCGGCACTGAGCACAATAGCTCTAGTCCTTAACGAGGGCAGCGGGATTAGATCGAAAATTGGGTGATGGGGAATCAGGATCTGAGGGAGTGTAGGGCGAAGGTGGGTAGGGATGGATGGATTCACACTGAGAACCGATGCGAGTAGCGATCTGGGGTCTGTGGATGGGGTAGCGGGTCGGTAGAA is a window of Aspergillus nidulans FGSC A4 chromosome VI DNA encoding:
- a CDS encoding hexokinase hxkB (transcript_id=CADANIAT00010480); the protein is MTVINEEAISLPILKEINNIKNQFKVDTVSLKHITDHFVRQLEDGLARYDGEIPMNVTWVPSFPTGHETGRYLAIDMGGTNLRICDVTLTEEKGAYTIEQDKYRLPIHLRKGKGVELWEFIAAKLEDFLAKHKLAREDGEKLPLAFTFSYPVTQDHIRHGVLQRWTKGFDISGVEGEDVVAHLEEVFEKRNVPVRLVALVNDTVGTLIASAYKNPAIKIGSIFATGCNAAYMEKVSRIPKIADHGSEFESDALVSINCEYGAFDNAHKVLPMTRFDEEIDQTSARPGQQAYEKMVAGMYMGELLRLLLLHLHESSGFFTDAEIDRLRGYGTMDSASLSRMEAGGSEAERMSDAKCILKDLYGIEATDEEARVCCLLGEIVCTRAARLYACGIAALCRKQGISECAVGVDGSTFEKYSQFRERAVDALGEILDWPEGQQLVKLVTAEDGSGVGSALIGAITLNQ
- a CDS encoding F-box protein (transcript_id=CADANIAT00010482), whose product is MSVIAKLFQSSDVVPTGLIIRDGFNIARYRTAGEPEIATWDYTGDQDDEPAIECLVLEECRKNSCTLALRHPKERGDDDAVHDPDFEPVEMDFSNDPYECDSEYESADAMSVSESEEENEECSDRKVYEDFLSRTIDRPHQLRGEPVGAFAYSTAVKMDTLVPITSGELPDNYDPEGLEHLPGAACGEANAYSGAAISLAEMRGCRTAQFLVHKSCALGGWQPDGLHEAWEMTEDWFLSGVCDGMISRDCGYPTVWPARGGLEKVASDNVNFDPEHFDSNKLAMPFHPWCFDTFSRQSKALFNRVNVSGLMKWRNAECSYEAFFEFPRIADVFEAQEQFWRHVPGQEYLSANPLYVPGLPALLRAAERNDTTGYETASVSASFFQTNRLASLPLDVRLHIIDFLESADILRLRVVSKAFAQLPNSVWHRLVRGEMPWLWEAWDDSEIDHTPSPWTTMTANEVKFFNQTRKRYHKVLRNESTTVDTTVEHLLPRPILETESVNLTKANTNWHTVYTTIKRNWACLKGLRNRKRIWEDVAEIIRRIQKYDEQ
- a CDS encoding MBL fold metallo-hydrolase (transcript_id=CADANIAT00010479), with protein sequence MVELPSSTNTVSVSVIDPGVRLDLPASWFVVPQIKGHDRLIVPSYSFLINHPSGQKILFDLSLRTDFENLAPAVAQRLTDPTKPAKITAPGDVSKILVENGVQLDEISAIIWSHFHFDHTGNPLLFPQSTTLVVGPGFTTSHGPGYPAKPDSPVLSSDWRGRKLQEMDFDNDPNGTLSIGKFKAIDYFGDGSFYLLHTPGHCPDHMCGLARVRPDSFVLMGGDFAHHPGAFRPTELNPIPDIVRPNPLPRNPRYASICPGDIFESLGHQPGNTCNPFYRPTEEFNHDLDQCNATIEGLGEFDENDDVLVVIAHDHSLLPIFTGEEDGDQGWLFPKRSLDSWKEADLKNRGMWRFLGDFEEAVADV
- a CDS encoding endonuclease/exonuclease/phosphatase family protein (transcript_id=CADANIAT00010481), whose translation is METITAQAIRDMAALRKPPAPWTLDEPYPQSYYSFNPTTSAWVSKTPSTAAEQSSPHAGAVAAIALYTWNIDFMLPFAAARMRPALAHLHELIRDLHQNIAPVIFLQECTPSDLGTIAATPWVQDHFHVTDLEPTNWATSQYGTITLISKRVPIVSVFRVHYSHTRMDRDALFVDITIGHEKRMRLCNSHLESLALDPPYRPLQMQLIAKYMHQDDINAAVAAGDFNAIQPIDRTLHTDQNLKDAFLEFGGKEDTPEGYTWGQQAATAQREQFGCSRMDKVYFCGCLKLLKVDRFGEGVLVEGDEERRQIVGLGFEKPWVTDHLGVMAVFDVGLTMDSQL